In Mytilus trossulus isolate FHL-02 chromosome 6, PNRI_Mtr1.1.1.hap1, whole genome shotgun sequence, a single window of DNA contains:
- the LOC134723761 gene encoding uncharacterized protein LOC134723761: protein MTDVRQTKSDSRCITKEKDVAPSDTALRANSTLNTYKDLRKKTRQLQVSKTIDRLKKQWGRPNCRLLTSSKEMRQELNVLKEQYTTVCEQESALRSQIALLTAEIVLVDTNEYHRIPINMRKVSVDPISIRKISKIKQQSSFERPGCITRQLSKIPQHKCRFDKKKKFPPIDSVLNQGVLRKGKCQAGKISKSTLNSCNTQKGTTEFVRENNSIVTDVHSLHYCPYCSFFCNPAHVLYPGVLMSPSNSYLTDFRLPRFSVKAMKTSLSKAAVVK from the coding sequence ATGACAGACGTTCGTCAAACAAAGAGCGATAGCCGGTGTATAACTAAAGAAAAAGATGTTGCACCAAGCGACACTGCATTGAGAGCAAATTCTACACTTAACACTTACAAAGACCTCAGGAAGAAGACACGGCAGCTACAGGTCTCTAAAACTATCGATCGTCTGAAGAAACAATGGGGACGACCAAACTGTCGTCTGCTTACATCCAGCAAAGAAATGCGACAAGAATTAAACGTACTGAAAGAACAGTATACGACAGTGTGTGAACAAGAATCTGCCTTGCGCAGTCAGATTGCGCTCTTAACAGCCGAGATAGTCTTAGTGGATACGAATGAATACCATCGGATACCGATCAATATGCGAAAAGTCTCTGTAGATCCGATATCTATTCGGAAGATTTCTAAAATAAAGCAACAAAGTTCTTTTGAAAGACCAGGATGTATTACGAGACAGCTGTCAAAAATTCCACAACATAAATGTCgatttgacaaaaagaaaaagtttcCACCGATTGACTCCGTTCTGAACCAAGGCGTTCTCAGGAAAGGAAAATGTCAAGCAGGAAAGATTAGTAAATCTACACTTAATTCCTGTAATACACAAAAAGGCACTACCGAATTTGTTCGTGAGAATAATTCCATAGTTACTGATGTCCATAGTCTTCATTACTGTCCATATTGTTCATTCTTCTGTAATCCAGCACATGTTCTCTATCCGGGTGTGTTGATGTCCCCGTCAAACTCATATTTGACAGATTTCAGACTGCCAAGATTCAGCGTGAAAGCAATGAAAACAAGTTTATCAAAGGCTGCTgttgtcaaataa